The DNA window AGAAGAGCTCGCGCGCTACTACGCGGTCATTCATCTGCGCACGCCCGCAGCGTCCGACTACAATCACGACAATCCGCTGCGCATTGAATCGCATGATGAAGCCCAGCAGATCGACCAGCGCATCAAGGAGGTCTGGGCCGGGCATCCGCGATACGTGGAAGTGCCAGCCACCGAGGATTTCCTCGCCAAGGCCGCACATGCACTCGCTCATCTGCGGGACTTCATGCCCGAGTGCTGTCGGGTTCGCAACGAGGCACGGCTGCGCTCGCTGGCGGTCTTTCAGTAGCAGAGCTCGTTGTCGGATGGTCGCGTACAGCGCCAATACCAGACGTCGTGTGGGGAAATGCCGCATGGCGCCGTGCGAACCAGCGTGGCACCATGAAGCATCCCCCGCACCCGACCTTGAGGTCAGGAGGCTGCCATGCCCGCATCACGCACCGCCGAAGATCTTCGCACCACCTACGAGGCCACGCGCGCCCCACTCGGCCCGCTACTCGTAGCCACCGATACCTCCACCGCGTCCGACGCGGCATTTCGTCTGGCGGACGCGATGAGTCGGCAGACGGGCGCGGCCGTGCAGGTGGTAAGCGCCGTGCCACCCAACGCCCTGCCAACCTACGGCTTCGAGGCGGTGGCCTTTCCTGGTCTGCCGGCCGAAGCACTCATGGCCGATCGTCGCACGGCGGTGGTGGCGCAGCTGGGGCACTCCGGGCCGGAGGACTGGGACTGGCCCATCACCGTGCGCGTCGGGGAGCCAGCCCGGGAGATCTCCGCGCTGGCACGCGCGCACGAAGCACGGCTGGTACTGGTGGGGCGCGGCAAGCATCCGCTCGTCGAGCGACTCTTCAGTGGCGAAACCGTGTTGCGACTTCTGCAGCAGGGCGACACGCCCGTGTTTGCGGTCGATGCGCGTCTAGAGCGCTTGCCACAGCGCGTCGTCATCGCCACGGACTTCAGCGTGTTCAGCATTTACGCAGCCCAGGTGGCGCTCGACTTTGTGGCTCCGCACGCGAGCATTGAGTTGGTGCATATCGCGCCGCGCCTAAGCGACACCGGTGCGGCCGTGAAAGACTTCGTGGCAGAGTACCGCGAGCAGGCGGCCGCCAGCTTTGCGGCGCTGCTCGATCGCATTCGTCGGCCCGGGCTGTCGTTTACCACGACCGTACTCGAAGGTCATGTCGGCAATACCCTCGTGGCTCATCTGCATGCGCAGCCGGCCGATGTTGTCGTCACGGCCACTCACGGCTACGGCTTCATGCGCCGCATGATGCTGGGCAGTGTGGCGGCCACGCTGGTACGGGAAGCGCCGTGTTCGGTGCTCTGCGTGCCGGGCAGTGCGCGCACACAGGCCGCTGCGCGGGCGCGTCAGGCTGTGCAGCGTGAGCACACGCACGTCTGGCCAGACGATACGCTGGCCGAGTCACTGGACGCGTTCACCCAGCGGCAGCAGGGGCGGCTGTGCTCGGTCGAGGTGCATCAGTACGACATTGGCGTGCAGCCGCTCGGTCATCATCTGCCGTTGCGTGGCATGACCTGGGAGGCAGACACGCGGAGTGTGGTCCTGACCTTCGGCGGCGAATCCGCCGGCAGCGCGCATCTCACGCATGCCATCGGCAACGTGGAGGAAATCGCACGGCTTACCGATCTGCACGGCGGAGACCACATGCTGCAGATCAAGTATCCGGCTGGTGAAACGCTGGTGATGCTCGAATAGCGGGCAACCACGTCCCGCTGGTCGTGACGGCCCCGTGGTTCATGACGGGCCGTCACGATCCGTGCGCGACGTCAGTCCAGCTTGGCGCGCGCTGCGGGACCGCCAAGGGCATGCGATCGCACGGAGTCCATGATGCGCGCCATGTCCGCTTCACAGCGGGCCCGTTCTTCGGGACTCCAGAGGTCGCGGTGCGAGGCCGCGCGAATGGTGGCCATCATCTCGTCCACCAGTTCACGCAGGCGCGGGTTGCGACGTCGATCGCCCTGTGGGAGCGGTGGCGTCGGCTGAGGGGAGGCTGGGAGGTCGCTCATGGCCAGAATGTCGGGCGCGCCGGGCCGGCTCACAAGGGGGCGGCGGTCGTTACTCGGGTGGCCGCGTAGGCGGATCGTCCCCCAGCACGCGCATGGCCGGCGTGTCGAGGTCGTCATACTGCCCGCTGCGTGCGCTCCAGACGAAGGCCAGCACGGCGCCGCCCACCACCAACAGGGCGAGCGGCAGGACCAGGAAAAGCACGCTCATGGTTGGGGTACCGGTTGGGGCTGCATCGCTGCAGGCGCGTTGGCTCTTGGTGTGGGGCGCGAAGAGCCACGACGCGGAAACGAGTGTCCATACCAACTGCCAAGCACCACGGTGATGGAGCTCAGCGGCATGAGCACGGCCGCAATGAGCGGCGAGAGAATCCCTGCCACCGCAAGCGACGCGCCCACGATGTTGTAGCCGATGCTGAGCGCGATGTTGCGCCGGATGACACGCAGCGTGTTGCGCGCGCCCTCGTGCAGCCCAACCAGTGCGGAGAGTCCGGGCTGTGTGAGATACACATCGGCCGTGGACAGACAGGCTTCCGCACCGCCATGCACACCCACGCCCACATGCGCCGCCGCAATGGCGGCCGCATCGTTGACGCCATCGCCCACCATGACCACCGTTCCTTCGGCCTTGAGCTGCTCCACCACGCGCAGCTTGTCTTCCGGTGATGCGCCGCCCGTCACCTCGCTGGTGGCAAAGCCAAGCGATTGACCGACGGCTGTAGCCACGTCGGGCGTGTCGCCGCTCAGCATGAGCGTGCGCCAGCCCAATGCGCGCAGACGCTGCAGCGAGGGCAAGGCGTCGGCGCGCACCTGGTCGCCCAATCCTGCTACCGCGACCAATACGCCATCGACGGCCACATGCACCGGCGTCAGCGTGGGCGCGAGTTCGGGCCAGACCATGTTGTGGGTAGGCGCCGCCTGCCTCACAAAGCGCGGCGAGCCCACCTGCACGCGATGACCGTTCACCACACCACGGAGACCACCGCCCACCACGTGCTCGGCATCCTGCACGGGGTGTACGGCCACATGAGGCCAGGCGCGACGGAATCCGTCAGCCAGCGGATGCGACGACCCGGCTTCGAGTGACAGCACGAGCTCGCGTACCCAGTCGGGACCGTGCCACGCAACCAAGGTGGTACGTCCCTCGGTGAGTGTACCCGTCTTGTCGAGCACGAGAATGCCGGGCTTGGCCAGCAGCTCAAGCGCGTCGCCCCCCTTGATGAGCATGCCGTTGCCTGCTGCGCGGCCCACCGCCACCGTGATGGCCAGCGGCGTCGCCAGCGCCAGTGCGCAGGGACAGGTCACGATGAGCAGCGCAATGGCGTCGTCGAGTGCGTGCGGCAGATTGAGCTGCGACTTGACCACAAAAATGGCCGCCGCCGCCACCAACACCACGGCCGTAAATACACCAGCCAGACGATTGGCCGTGAGTACAATGGGCGCACGCCGCGCTGCGCTCTGCTCCACCTGCTGCAGCAGGCGTGCAATGCGGCTATGTTCGCCGGCCTGCTCGACACGCACACGCACGGGCGCTTCCACATTGAGCGTTCCCGCGTACACACTGCCACCTGCTTCCACGCGCGTTGGGCGTGATTCCCCAGTCAGCAGCGCCGCATTCACCGTCGTGCGTCCGTCCAGCAACACGCCGTCGGCTGCAAAACTCTCACCGGCGCGCACGTCGAGAATCATGCCGGGCAACAGCGCCGACGCCGGAACCTCACGCAGCCGATCCTGCTCCACGATGCGCGCCGTGTCGGGCGCAATGGCGTGCAGCAGTTCGGCGGAGTCGGTGGCGAGACGTTGACCGCGCTGTTGCAGAAAGCGTCCCACCAGCAGCGCAAAAATGAGTAGTGCCAGACCATCGAAGTAGATGGGGCCGGTGCCGGTGATGGTGTTGATGGCCCCGCGGACGAGACCGGCCGCCAACGCAATGGCGATCGGCAAGTCCATGTGCAACGTGCGCGTGCGCAAGGCGGCCCACGCCCCACTGAAGAACACTCGACCCGGCCAGATGAAGGCGGGCAATGTGATGGCGAAGGTCATCCAGCGGAAGAACTGCTCGAAGCGCGCTTCCATACCGTTCACTTCGCCGGCATAAAGCGCGAGCGAGGTGAGCATGACATTGATGGCAATAGCGCCCGCAATGCCGATGCGTACGAGCATCGCGCGATCTTCGCGCCGACGCATGTCGGCCCGGGCCACGCCACGGAACGGATGGGGCGCATATCCCAACGCATCGAGCGTTCGGGCCACCTCGGAGAGCGCCACGGCCGACGGGTCCCACTCGACCACGGCCAGTGCACGGCGTACATCGAGTTCGCTGCGCAGCACGCCAGACTGCAGCAGCGGCACGCGCTCCACCAGCCATACACAGGAGGCGCAATGAATACCCTCCAGGTAGAGCTCCGTGCGCGCGCGTCCGCCGGGCAGCGACTTCACATACAGCTCGGCAAACGTTGGATGGTCAAACTCTTCATAGCTGCGGCCACTGCCGCGCACCGGGCCCTCGCGACGCTCGGCAAACCCGTAGTACGCGGCGAGACCGTGCGTGTGCAGAATGCCGAAGGCCGTTTCGCAGCCCGTGCAGCAGAACTGCCGTTCGCGCGCCTGGTCCACGAGGCCACTGGGCACTTCGAGTCCGCAGTGCGCACAGGCTACCGTCGTGGCATGCGTCGAGGTCTGCGTCGTGGCAGGCGTCGTGACCGTGTGGGCCATCACGGCTTCAGTGGACATGCTGTACTCCAGGCAGGGCGGTTCCACTCAGGTGGCCGGCCACGGTGAGCAGCCCGATGACCAGCACCACCGCAGCACTGAGCACCGGCAGGCGCTGACGCAGTGGCGCCAGTACACGCTGCGCACCCACACCCACCGCCACCAGCGCCGGCACTGTTCCCAGCCAGAACACGAACATCGTCAGCATGGCCGTTGATACCTGACCGGTGCCACCGGCCGCCGCCACAAATACATACAGCCATCCACAGGGCAGCAGAGTAGTCAACAGCCCCGTGGCCAGCGCGCGCTGCGCCGGTGGCATGTGGCGCAACGGACGCAGCAGCGAACCAATGGCGCGTTGCCAGGCTTCCGGCGCCTGCATGCGCGACAACACCACACCCTGTCGTGCGGCGATGGTCGACAGCGCCCAGCCCACCATGAGTACTGCCGCCACGAGGGCGGCGGCACGTGAGACGCCAACCAGCACCCCGAGCCGTGTCACCTGCGCACCAAGCGCACCAGCCAGCGCGCCCAACGCCAGGTAGGACAGGAGACGGCCACCATTGTACCAGGCATGATGCATGCGGTTTGGCGACTCAGCGCCCTGCGTGTACAGACACACGAACCCGCCGCACATGCCGGCGCAGTGCACGCTGCCCACCAGACTGGCCAGAAAGATGCCCGAGGTGCTGAGGATCACGGCGCGGTGTCGGTCAACCGTGTCGAACGCACCGCCTGCACACGCTGGGCGTCCTGCCAGTGCGCATCACCCATGCGTGCATCGACACGCACCTCCCACTCGCCGGCGTGCCGCACGGGCAGGGTGGTGAGATACCGGCCCGGCGCGTCTTCCCGAAGCGTGGCGGTGAGCGTGTCGTTGGCGCGCGCGTTGAAGCGCGCCATGATGGCCACCTCCGCACCGCGCAGCGGCTCCGCGTTGGCGTTGGTCAGGACCACCTGCAACTCGGCGCTGTCCGACGCGGTGATGGGTGACAGGGTGCTGCGCACCTGCCAGCCCAGTGCCAGATTGCGACGCTCCTGCGCCATGGTGGAGTCATAGTGCACGGCCTTGCGATAGTAGTCGGGTTCCACCGAGAAGGCGGGGTCGTTGCCGGCGATGCGCATGACGACGAGGTTGCCCACGATCGTGGCGCCAAGGATGCAGGCAATGCCGATGGGCCAGCCGATGCCGGGCTTCATGGCGTAGCGCTCCGGTTGGAGGAGTTCGGGCCGAGTAAACGGTAGCGCAGCGTTTCGAGATACCCGCGCTCGTCGGAGAGTGTGATGGTGACCCAGCGTTCGCCGTTCACGAAGGCCGATGGAGGCAGCAGCACAAACACACTGGTTGTGCGCGTCTCACCGGCGTCAATGCGCAGCGGGTTTTCCGGCGCGACAATCGTAACCTGCGTGGAATCCAGCACCGGTGCGTTGGGCTCCAGTGGCGTGCCTACCAGCCCCGAGAACACGATGGGGTAGGCCATGTTCTCGCCGCGACGGTTGGTGACCTTGATACGCACCTGATTGGCAATGCGTCCGTCGGCTTCGGTGGTGAAGGGCCCATCGAGTCCGCGCAGCACCGTGAGGTCTGCCGCCGGCTTGCGCCACATGGTGATGGCAAGGCCGCCGAGGAGGATGGTGAGCACCGCGGGATACAGAATGGTGCGCAGGCGCAGCAGCTTGCGTGGCTGACCCGCAATGGCATCCTGGGAGGAATAGCGGATAAGCCCCTTGGGCTTGCCGATCTTCACCATGATGTCGTCACAGGCATCGATGCACTGCGTGCAGTGCACGCATTCCATCTGCAGGCCGTTGCGGATATCGATGCCGGTGGGGCAGGTCTGTACGCAGGCCTTGCAGTCGATGCAGTCGCCGGCGCTCGGATCGCGTGTGGCGCCGGCGTGCGCGCGCGGTTCACCGCGATTCACGTCGTAGGCTACGATGACCGACTGCCGATCAATGAGCGCCGCCTGCCAGCGACCGTACGGGCAGACGATGAGGCAAGTCTGCTCGCGGAAGTAGGTGAAGTTGAACCACACGATGCCGGTGAACAGCACCACGAAGAAGAACGCCGTGGGGTGATCGGCCGGACTGCCGGTAATCCAGGTGTAGAGCTGATCGGTGCCCACGAAGAACGCGAGCATGGTATGCGATACGAACAGCGCCAGCAGGAAGAACGTGACGTACTTGGCGAGACGACGTGGCGTGAACCACGCGCCCTGCTTGTCGAGCGCCCGCGAACCGGCGTAGCCGCCATCGAACCAGCGGCCGATGGGACGGAACAGGAACTCCAGATACACCGTCTGCGGACAGGCCCATCCGCACCACGCGCGTCCAAAGAGGGCGGTGAGCAGAAAAATGCCGATCACGCCCGCGCCGAGCGTGAACATGAACAGCAGCGTGTCGGTGGGAAGAAACGTGTAGCCCATCAACGTGAATTCGCGGCGCGGCAGGTCCATGAGAAACACGGGCTTGCCAAAGACGCGCAGATGTGGCGCCGCGAAGAAGATGGCCATGAGCAGGTAGGCCACGACCCGCCGACGCTGCCACCACGGGCCATGCGCGGGCTTGGGACGGATCCAGCGCCGCGATCCGTCCTCGTTGAGCGTCGGCAGGACACGCCGACCAGCCGTTGGCGGGACGCTGGTCACGGAGTGACCAACTCTCCCTGTGGCGCCTTCGGGTTGGCAGGCGTTGACCCCTTCAGCGACGCGACGTAGGCCACCACCGCCTGCAGCTGATCGGGCTTGAGTGACTTCTCCCAGGGCGGCATGCCCTTGGCCAGCACGCCCTGCGCCACCGTCTTGTAGATGGAGCCGATGTCACCGCCGTGCAGCCAGTAGGCGTCGGCGAGATTGGGGCCGATGATGCCACCACCATCGGGACCATGACAGGAGGCGCAGTACGACGTGTAGGTCTCCTTGCCCTCTTCGAGTGCTTCTTCGTCGTCGAGCAGGGCCATGAGCTGTTCCGGCGTGGCTCCACCGCCAGCCGGCGCCGGATTGGCCGCCGCGTACTCGCGCATGGTCTTCTCGTAGTCGGCAATCCAGCCGTCACCGGCGCCAATGGGGCCGATGTTGATCACGTAGATCACCGAGAACACGATGGTGAGGCCGAATGTCGTCAACCACCAGCGCGGCATCGGATTGTCGTACTCCTGAATGCCGTCGTAGGTATGGTCAAGCAACTTGTCCTTGGGCGCCTGCGGTGACTTCTGCTCGCGTGCCCCATCCGGCGTGGACGGGGTGGAGTTCGCATCGTTGGACGCGGACATGATCAGCGATCCTCGGGGGTGCGGGAAATGCGCGGCGTCACGGCGTGGTCATCCTCGAGCGGCAGACGCGAAGCGGCCTCGAGTTCCTGCCGCCGCGACGGCAGGAAGGTGCGCACCGTGATGGCGATGAACACACCGAGAAAGAGCACCAGCGCGACTTCGGTGTAGGCCGAGAGCTGGGCGTAGGACATGATGTCGGAGAGCTTCATCAGTGCGATCCTCCTGCCGTGCCGGTACCCGTGCCGGCGCCCGTGCCGCCCCCCGGCGTTTGTGCCGTGCGGTTGACCTGGATGTCACGGCCGAGTCGCTGCATGTAGGCCACCATGGCGATCATCTGCTTGTCCTCGAGGCCGGACGGGCCACCCTGCTCCACGATGGCAGCGGCAATGCGACGTGCCTGCTCGCGCGCCATGTCGGCCGCCTTGTTGACGGCGTCGCCATACGGCACACCCACCATGGCCATGGCATCCACGCGGGCCTGAATGCCCTCGAAATCCAGCGGCTTGGTGCTGAAGTGCGCGTAGGCCGGCATGATGGAGTTGGCCGTGACCGCCCGCGGATTCTCGAAGTGCCGCACGTGCCAGAGATCCGGATACTTGCCGCCCTCTCGCGCGAGGTCAGGGCCGATGCGACGCGAGCCCCAGAGGAAGGGATGCTCGTACACACTTTCGCCCGGCTTGCTGTACTCGCCAAAGCGTTCGGTTTCGTAGCGGAACGGCCTGATCATCTGCGAGTGGCAGTTGAAGCAGCCCTCGGCGATGTAGAGATCGCGGCCTGCCAGCTCCAGCGGCGTGTACGGTTTGACGCTGGCAATGGTCGGCACGTTCGACTTGATGAGGAACGTGGGCAGGATCTCGAACAGCGAGGCGACGATGACCGCGACGGTGGTCAGCACCGTGAAGAGCACCGGCGCGCGCTCCCACGCGCGATGCCACTGCACCTGATTGAAGCGGCCCCAAAGCGTTGCGGCCGGTACCACCGGATGTTCCTCGACATACTTCGGCGCGAGCGGCGCAGCCTCCACCACCGGCACTTCGTAGCGCGCCGGGCGACGCTGCCAGGTCTTCACGATGTTCCACGCGAAGATGAACATGCCCACGATGTACATGGACCCGCCCACCACACGCATCCAGTACATGGGCATCAGCTTGAGCACCGTCTCCACGAAGTCGGGATAGGCCAGTCGTCCCGTTTCGTCGAACGCGCGCCACATGAGACCCTGCGTGACACCGGCGCTGTAGATGGCCACGACGTAGAGCACGATGCCCACCGAGGCGATCCAGAAGTGCAGCTCCATGGCGCGCTTGCTGTAGATCTCCGTCTGGAAGAGACGCGGCAGCAGCCAATACACCATGCCGAAGGTCATGAAGCCGTTCCAGCCCAGCGCACCCGTGTGTACGTGCGCGATGATCCAGTCGGTGTAGTGCGCCAGCGCGTTGACACTCTTGATGGAGAGCATCGGGCCTTCGAAGGTGGACATGCCGTAGGCTGTCACGGCCACCACGAAGAACTTGAGAATCGGATCCTGCGCCACCTTGTGCCAGGCGCCGCGCAGCGTGAGCAGGCCGTTGATCATGCCGCCCCAGCTTGGCGCCCAGAGCATGACGCTAAACAGCATGCCCACCGTGCTCGCCCACTCGGGCAGCGCGGTGTAGTGCAGGTGATGCGGACCGGCCCAGATGTACATGAACACCAGCGACCAGAAGTGCAGGATGGACAGCTTGTAGCTGAACACCGGCCCCTCAGCGGCCTTGGGCATGAAGTAGTACATCAGCCCGAGGAACGGCGTGGTGAGAAAGAACGCCACGGCGTTGTGCCCGTACCACCACTGCATGAAGGCGTCCTGCACACCCGCATAGATGCTGTAGCTCTTGAACAACCCGGCGGGCACCGAGAGGTTGTTGAAGATGTGCAACAGCGCCACGGTCACGATGGACGCGATGTAGAACCAGATGGCCACGTAGATGTGGCGTTCCCGGCGCTTGATCAGCGTCATGAAGAAATTGACCGCGAAGGCCACCCAGACCACCGCAATGGCGATATCGATGGGCCATTCGAGCTCGGCATACTCCTTGGCCTGCGTGAAGCCAAGCGGCAATGTGAGTGCGGCGGCCACGATGATGGCCTGCCAGCCCCAGAAATGAAAACTGCTCAGGCCATCCGACCACATGCGGGCCTTGAGCAATCGTTGCGTGGAGTAGTACGCGCCGGTGAAGAAGGCATTGCCGGCAAAGGCGAAAATCACCGCGTTCGTGTGCAGCGGTCGCAAACGACCGAAGGACAGATACTCGGTGCTGAAATTGAAGATCGGGTTCGCCAGTTGCAGCGCGATGAGCAAACCCGCGAGCATGCCCACGATGCCCCAGATGAGCGTCGCGAACAGGAACTTGCGGACGACCGCGTCGTCGTACGAAAACCGATCGAGTGCGATACCGGACACCCGGTGCGCCGGAGGAACTGCAGCGGCGCTCGTGGCGGAGGACATCGAGGACCCTCGTGGAGTTGGGATTTGGTGGCAGTGGGGGGGAGTCTAGGTCAATGCAATGACTGGCTCCGTCAGGCCCCTGACTGATTTACGTCGGGGAAAACCCGATGGCTACATGGGATTGGAAAACTCACGCAACAAACACGGCGCGAACCCGCCTAAGCGGATCCGCGCCGTTTCACTGCGTCCTGACGTGCTGGTACGACGATTGCGGACTGAGTTTGTCGGACTTGTCGGTCAGGCTGCCCGCAATGTGTGGTGCACCCGACCACCAGATGAAGCTCCATCCACCTCGAACCGCC is part of the Gemmatimonas sp. UBA7669 genome and encodes:
- a CDS encoding universal stress protein, whose translation is MPASRTAEDLRTTYEATRAPLGPLLVATDTSTASDAAFRLADAMSRQTGAAVQVVSAVPPNALPTYGFEAVAFPGLPAEALMADRRTAVVAQLGHSGPEDWDWPITVRVGEPAREISALARAHEARLVLVGRGKHPLVERLFSGETVLRLLQQGDTPVFAVDARLERLPQRVVIATDFSVFSIYAAQVALDFVAPHASIELVHIAPRLSDTGAAVKDFVAEYREQAAASFAALLDRIRRPGLSFTTTVLEGHVGNTLVAHLHAQPADVVVTATHGYGFMRRMMLGSVAATLVREAPCSVLCVPGSARTQAAARARQAVQREHTHVWPDDTLAESLDAFTQRQQGRLCSVEVHQYDIGVQPLGHHLPLRGMTWEADTRSVVLTFGGESAGSAHLTHAIGNVEEIARLTDLHGGDHMLQIKYPAGETLVMLE
- the ccoS gene encoding cbb3-type cytochrome oxidase assembly protein CcoS, with amino-acid sequence MSVLFLVLPLALLVVGGAVLAFVWSARSGQYDDLDTPAMRVLGDDPPTRPPE
- a CDS encoding heavy metal translocating P-type ATPase, which translates into the protein MSTEAVMAHTVTTPATTQTSTHATTVACAHCGLEVPSGLVDQARERQFCCTGCETAFGILHTHGLAAYYGFAERREGPVRGSGRSYEEFDHPTFAELYVKSLPGGRARTELYLEGIHCASCVWLVERVPLLQSGVLRSELDVRRALAVVEWDPSAVALSEVARTLDALGYAPHPFRGVARADMRRREDRAMLVRIGIAGAIAINVMLTSLALYAGEVNGMEARFEQFFRWMTFAITLPAFIWPGRVFFSGAWAALRTRTLHMDLPIAIALAAGLVRGAINTITGTGPIYFDGLALLIFALLVGRFLQQRGQRLATDSAELLHAIAPDTARIVEQDRLREVPASALLPGMILDVRAGESFAADGVLLDGRTTVNAALLTGESRPTRVEAGGSVYAGTLNVEAPVRVRVEQAGEHSRIARLLQQVEQSAARRAPIVLTANRLAGVFTAVVLVAAAAIFVVKSQLNLPHALDDAIALLIVTCPCALALATPLAITVAVGRAAGNGMLIKGGDALELLAKPGILVLDKTGTLTEGRTTLVAWHGPDWVRELVLSLEAGSSHPLADGFRRAWPHVAVHPVQDAEHVVGGGLRGVVNGHRVQVGSPRFVRQAAPTHNMVWPELAPTLTPVHVAVDGVLVAVAGLGDQVRADALPSLQRLRALGWRTLMLSGDTPDVATAVGQSLGFATSEVTGGASPEDKLRVVEQLKAEGTVVMVGDGVNDAAAIAAAHVGVGVHGGAEACLSTADVYLTQPGLSALVGLHEGARNTLRVIRRNIALSIGYNIVGASLAVAGILSPLIAAVLMPLSSITVVLGSWYGHSFPRRGSSRPTPRANAPAAMQPQPVPQP
- a CDS encoding sulfite exporter TauE/SafE family protein, which gives rise to MILSTSGIFLASLVGSVHCAGMCGGFVCLYTQGAESPNRMHHAWYNGGRLLSYLALGALAGALGAQVTRLGVLVGVSRAAALVAAVLMVGWALSTIAARQGVVLSRMQAPEAWQRAIGSLLRPLRHMPPAQRALATGLLTTLLPCGWLYVFVAAAGGTGQVSTAMLTMFVFWLGTVPALVAVGVGAQRVLAPLRQRLPVLSAAVVLVIGLLTVAGHLSGTALPGVQHVH
- a CDS encoding FixH family protein, encoding MKPGIGWPIGIACILGATIVGNLVVMRIAGNDPAFSVEPDYYRKAVHYDSTMAQERRNLALGWQVRSTLSPITASDSAELQVVLTNANAEPLRGAEVAIMARFNARANDTLTATLREDAPGRYLTTLPVRHAGEWEVRVDARMGDAHWQDAQRVQAVRSTRLTDTAP
- the ccoG gene encoding cytochrome c oxidase accessory protein CcoG gives rise to the protein MTSVPPTAGRRVLPTLNEDGSRRWIRPKPAHGPWWQRRRVVAYLLMAIFFAAPHLRVFGKPVFLMDLPRREFTLMGYTFLPTDTLLFMFTLGAGVIGIFLLTALFGRAWCGWACPQTVYLEFLFRPIGRWFDGGYAGSRALDKQGAWFTPRRLAKYVTFFLLALFVSHTMLAFFVGTDQLYTWITGSPADHPTAFFFVVLFTGIVWFNFTYFREQTCLIVCPYGRWQAALIDRQSVIVAYDVNRGEPRAHAGATRDPSAGDCIDCKACVQTCPTGIDIRNGLQMECVHCTQCIDACDDIMVKIGKPKGLIRYSSQDAIAGQPRKLLRLRTILYPAVLTILLGGLAITMWRKPAADLTVLRGLDGPFTTEADGRIANQVRIKVTNRRGENMAYPIVFSGLVGTPLEPNAPVLDSTQVTIVAPENPLRIDAGETRTTSVFVLLPPSAFVNGERWVTITLSDERGYLETLRYRLLGPNSSNRSATP
- a CDS encoding cbb3-type cytochrome c oxidase N-terminal domain-containing protein, with product MSASNDANSTPSTPDGAREQKSPQAPKDKLLDHTYDGIQEYDNPMPRWWLTTFGLTIVFSVIYVINIGPIGAGDGWIADYEKTMREYAAANPAPAGGGATPEQLMALLDDEEALEEGKETYTSYCASCHGPDGGGIIGPNLADAYWLHGGDIGSIYKTVAQGVLAKGMPPWEKSLKPDQLQAVVAYVASLKGSTPANPKAPQGELVTP
- a CDS encoding cbb3-type cytochrome oxidase subunit 3, whose protein sequence is MKLSDIMSYAQLSAYTEVALVLFLGVFIAITVRTFLPSRRQELEAASRLPLEDDHAVTPRISRTPEDR
- the ccoN gene encoding cytochrome-c oxidase, cbb3-type subunit I yields the protein MSSATSAAAVPPAHRVSGIALDRFSYDDAVVRKFLFATLIWGIVGMLAGLLIALQLANPIFNFSTEYLSFGRLRPLHTNAVIFAFAGNAFFTGAYYSTQRLLKARMWSDGLSSFHFWGWQAIIVAAALTLPLGFTQAKEYAELEWPIDIAIAVVWVAFAVNFFMTLIKRRERHIYVAIWFYIASIVTVALLHIFNNLSVPAGLFKSYSIYAGVQDAFMQWWYGHNAVAFFLTTPFLGLMYYFMPKAAEGPVFSYKLSILHFWSLVFMYIWAGPHHLHYTALPEWASTVGMLFSVMLWAPSWGGMINGLLTLRGAWHKVAQDPILKFFVVAVTAYGMSTFEGPMLSIKSVNALAHYTDWIIAHVHTGALGWNGFMTFGMVYWLLPRLFQTEIYSKRAMELHFWIASVGIVLYVVAIYSAGVTQGLMWRAFDETGRLAYPDFVETVLKLMPMYWMRVVGGSMYIVGMFIFAWNIVKTWQRRPARYEVPVVEAAPLAPKYVEEHPVVPAATLWGRFNQVQWHRAWERAPVLFTVLTTVAVIVASLFEILPTFLIKSNVPTIASVKPYTPLELAGRDLYIAEGCFNCHSQMIRPFRYETERFGEYSKPGESVYEHPFLWGSRRIGPDLAREGGKYPDLWHVRHFENPRAVTANSIMPAYAHFSTKPLDFEGIQARVDAMAMVGVPYGDAVNKAADMAREQARRIAAAIVEQGGPSGLEDKQMIAMVAYMQRLGRDIQVNRTAQTPGGGTGAGTGTGTAGGSH